A portion of the Longimicrobiaceae bacterium genome contains these proteins:
- a CDS encoding DUF4160 domain-containing protein has translation MSGGAPLWPRRAVRGSGHDPAHIHAVKGRGMAVIRIGNPARVREVFDMKPGEVKQAVRIVEKNWKRYLRKWEEIHGKI, from the coding sequence ATGTCTGGCGGAGCACCTCTCTGGCCCCGGCGGGCGGTCCGGGGGAGTGGCCACGACCCTGCGCACATCCATGCGGTGAAGGGGCGCGGCATGGCGGTGATTCGCATCGGGAATCCAGCCAGAGTGCGCGAAGTGTTCGACATGAAGCCTGGCGAGGTGAAGCAAGCGGTTCGGATCGTCGAGAAAAACTGGAAGCGGTACCTTCGGAAGTGGGAGGAGATCCATGGCAAGATCTAA